The segment GCCTACAGCCTACGGTAACggtactttgtttttttttgtaagttattgTTACTTTTTGTATGTTCATAAAATTTCACATTGAAATAGTCACAATAGTGAAATAGGATCTCTAGAATTAtcatctataattataataattaatactagatctattatctatatatatataatatagtatatatatagcctaGGTACTATTATTACTAGATATCTAGTCGTAACTAGAGTGAAGAGTCTAGTGATTATTAGAATAGACAATAGACTCGATAGAGGATTTATGATTAGAGTAGAGTGTTACACTACAGTTGAGTTATAGTCACTACAGTACAGTAACAGTGAGTAACAGTGTATTATAATTTCCCTCTAGTCCTCTACTGAGCAgtaaatctagaattagaatactCTATAATGTCTAggtctatatatatagttagtattatatatagagaATATCTAGCTCTagagactagactctagattctattataaaatagtatattatatatatatatattaatagatCAGAATCTATCTAGCTATTCTATATCAAaatttatagatttagattatattataatatattaatatatagttatatttaatattaggtaatttattgtttaaactTACGTATGTtatctaaaacaaattaacaaatCGTTCATGACTTTTCATTCACCCAACATTTCATTCAAATGATTATTCGTTCACCCTGCATTTCGCTGATCGACAACATGCTTACAGACAACTTGTTTACCACAAATCATTCACACGACAAACCGTTCattgacaattcgttcaccgacaaattgttcacaaaTCGTtgactggatagtaacatattgtttaaattatattttaagcgCTCTGTAgtaattttcataacatttatacaattatatttcatttacaGTTCTAATTGTGAATGAAATGTTTTGACTTATCCTGGCtgaggactaaaaaaaaaaatgatacattGTTTTATTAACAGTTGCTGACGTTCTATAATACACTTGGAGATTCTCACCATAATTTTTTAACTCTGTAAtttcttctttgttttagttttttttatctggtctacatatattttaaaagcaataaaacatagaaaaaaaagaaaaagtgataCAGAGAAATGTGGTGGCAATATAATGTAGCCTAAAGAAAACctaaaagaaattgtaaaaaaacaaagttgagTGGGAGAGATTTTGGAATAAATAGATAAActtaaaacaatgtcaaggacactataTTGAAAGATAACTTTTACCAACTTAATAATAAAATCACTTTGTACTAAAAGTGATAGAATTTAGAAATGTACTTTTATAGTTTTGAAAgtgcaaacaaaattaatttcttattcatataactttttaaatacatagctTATATATATCAACATTTTTCTATGTACTGTACACCAAAAAGTCTAAAtagctatttatttatatttagccACCAAAATATAAATCCCCCTTGTCATTAGGTGGCCTGTCTAACAAATACTTGCTCATTATAGAGTGAATCATTTTATGCAGTTATTGATAAACATTgcactattttctttttcagcttACTCCTCAGTCCATTCAATCACAATGGCTATGAATGAGGCAAAGGATAGAATTAGTCAACTGGAAAATGCCATAAAGAGATTAGACTCGGTTAAAAAACACCTCTATCGTAATGCTTCAGATGTGAGTTCATACTTCTGTTTGTATcttgtgacttttttttcctcagGTTCATAAGGACATTTTCTAACTTAACAAATGCCATAACTTTCTTAAAATTCATTGcaaattgtaaaaattattattattattttaaaaaattgctgtttatatgttaataataataataatcttaattatctataaggaaatttgtcttacaatttttgCTTTacgcaaaaaaaaacattataactatagaaactgtattatatatatatatatatattacatgtgAAATTTTTTATATCAATGAGATACTTGAAATGTGttaaatgatttgattgccaggggaacaaagaagtttttgtgtctgtttttgtATTCATTGTCTTGTGTCCCCTTAGAGATGGtaaaatatcaaaatcttcctcacaTTTACAGCATTTCAAGTGCCTGGTATGACAATCtgaacattgaaaataaagttCATAAAATCCTAAAAGCTGCTAGTAACAAGCCCCATTTGGGCAACTGCTTGAAAGAAACATTTATAAGAAAgcttaaaaagatttttaaaaattaaaaaaaaaaaaacattctgtgAGGATggtaaaacaataacaaagcttttttttccACTAATACTAAAGGAGGACATTTTTCTTAGTTATCCAAATTTTTgtttgccatttttttttttttttttttttttttgagatataATCAGTATATAAATTAGGTCCTCAACTATCCAATAGAAAATTAAGTTTCTACATTATTGTAATAGTTTGTTATTACAGATTTTAAATTCTTAAGATTGCTGATGGCActtgaattattttttcataaacCAAATTTCCATTTTTCCACTGTGCTAAAAGTTTTTTTATGTCTCACAGATAAAAGCAGAAATTCATGCCAATGTGAGCCGCAACCTGGAATGTCTGCGAGGGAGGGAGGTGAGCCTCTTGGGCCAAGTGGACACAGTGCTGGGGCTCAAAGAGGAAACATTGCAGCAGCAGCAAGCCAGATTGAACCAAGCTCTGGGAATACTTCAGACGGGGCTGGCCATGGTGTTGGAAGACACAGCCCCTCACAACTATTTGGCTGACACATTGAAAAAGTAAaacttactaattgagattgtcaaattttgttttagagTCACTAACCGTTCTCAGTGCCCCACATGTGAAATATCAAAATATCACTAAATTTCATAATAAATTTGTGTTTATGTTAACTTTTGGGTTGgcaaaaataatatttgcaaAATTCCCTggcatctatttaaaaaaaaagaccttacTTTGGGGACATGTGTAGTTAAGCTTCTGACTGTATATTATATGTGTCACATTTATTCTTAAGTAAAGTTAACTGTGTCATGCTAATAGAGTTGatggacattttaaaattattttttttttatttcaataatcaTTTTAGGTTGGACAAAGTGGAGCTCTCGCCTGAAGAAACACCTTACATTTCATTCAGGGCTGACCATGTTGGTCTGAGAGATTCTATCCTTAACTATGGACGTGTTGACTCTAATGGTATGCCTCTTATCACAGCCTTTGATGACCCTGGCAACCCCTCTGCTAGTCTGCCTCGCCATATAGAGGAGTATGAGGACGTGGACCATCACTTCTTCTACAAAACTCTTGAAGAAGTTCGAAGGTCACAGAATCCAGTATCATGTGTAAGTAATTGCTTAGAAatattttggttgtttttttttattgtgataATAATCTTGAAAAACCAAAACTTTGTTGCATCCTCATATGCTAGTGTATTAATAGCATCTTATTAAACTCAGATTGTTTAAATCATTGCTATCAGTTTTTGATTTTATAGTATAAATCAAGagggaaatatttttgttgcatagctttctttaaaaaaaatttaggatAATATTTCAATGTCCAATGTATGATAAATCTTTACTCTAATTTTTCAATGAGTCATTTTACCCTATCTTATCAGAATCATTCATTTCTAAGAACATTGCAATCAATCCATAATTTAGACAATTTTATAAAAGATTCAATAATATTTACAgtcattacaattatttaaaagtatcttttttaaaatgatttttttatgaGTTTGTTTTCAGCATGATTATGAATTCCATCAAATTTTGTCAGAAATTAAATGTATTACTACTACTAGAATCTTTCTTCAGATCAATGTAACTATTCCCAAATCTTTCTTCAGATCAATGTAACTATTCCCAAATCTTTCTTCAGATCAATGTAACTATTCCCAAATCTTTCTTCAGATCAATGTAACTATTCCCAAATCTTTCTTCAGATCAATGTAACTATTCCCAAATCTTTCTTCAGATCAATGTAACTATTCCCAAATCTTTCTTCAGATCAATGTAACTATTCCCAAATCTTTCTTCAGATCAATGTAACTATTCCCAAATCTTTCTTCAGATCAATGTAACTATTCCCAAATCTTTCTTCAGATCAATGTAACTATTCCCAAATTGTCAAATCGTGTTGAAGATTGGCTACAGAAAAAAATACCCACCACAGGCTTGAAAACATTTGATTCTGATGTCAGCGTTAAGCCTGTGCAGCCCAACCCTGCTGTCAGACCCAGCACTCTAGCTAAAGCTGGTGAAGCCATGTCTGTTGGTCTGTCACGTACTTCCACCCCAGGTAGCTCCTGCAGTCTCAACAACTGGCTGAGTATAATCAAACAGCATGTCGATCAGGAAGAAGAGCATGACTTTGAAATTATTGATCACTCAGTTCCCAACAGAGGTAAGAATTTTGCAAAGAAATAGGTGTAAAAGCTGTGTCATTGTTTTTTGTGCTGTCATCAGAAAACCATAAGATCATTTAGACGACCTTAAATTATTTGCACCTAGAGTGTCATACCTGGGAATAGGTTAAAGTCAACACTTTCTACCACATCATCATCACATAAACTGGTCTTGCCGACCAACATGGAGAATCTTCTAAGAAAGGGTCAGGCAGTCTCTATTCAAGCCAATGTAAATTGTACTAACATTCAACCAGATTAAAATTCATTAAATCTGTATTTGTCTTTTTTCAAAAGGGCCCTGACTCATTCATTCACTCATCTACCGTATCACTAATTCTCCCTCTTGTGGGGAGCACAAAAATCAAAAGTTTAACCTGTTATTACTTGTCTTAGGTTCATAACAACTAAGATATTTTCTCTATTGAAACCACAGCAGTGAAATTTatgaaaaaggatttttttttttcgcaattttgacacaatttgttatttttaagcCAACCTATCAAAATGTACAAGATCAAACTTCCTTCCAGTTTTAAGCCCAATTTTTTGTGCGTAAATTTCTCCTTGGTATAAAACTTGCTATTGTAGACATTGTATAtaacaatctcttttttttagtCATGTGAAGCTGACATTGACtgaatatttctttttgagtgtaaaaatgtataaaaacaaaatgaaatgtaggTATAACTCTATTGGTGTGTTCAAGGTGGAGGTAAAAAGATAATAGAATTCTTGGGTGAGAGAGCATTATGACCACCaggtggataaaaaaaaatctgtcccAAAGCAACATGGAGCTTCTGACATACTTTAATAATGAATTTAGAAGATGAACAAAAGTCAACGattgtatgttgttgttgttgttttttttgggtggTAACAGAGGAAGTTAGAAAAGTGAAATTAGAATTCTCTGTCCagaagtgtgtttgtgtgtgggagTTCGATAGAAGTGGGCCGTTCTAATTCAACACAACTCAATGTAGTTCCACATAACATACTATAAATTGTGGACCAAAATTATGTTAGGTGAGCTTTAAAAGGTGGTTAGtgtcaaaatattatttgaaCAGTTGGTGTCAATCATTAGATGAATGAAATCAGTATCACCCACAAACCCTCCTAAAAATATGTCAATTAATTAGAAGGGGTCATGATAGCAGCATGTTAAAGGGCTTGATTTCCATCCGTAAGGGTCTTGGTTTTGAATCTAcatgaaggctgggattttgaacttcaggaTTTTTTAGGATGGTCCAAGTCCATTCAACTCTATtgttacctgactttagttggagaaaggcagttggttgttgtgctggccacctgacacccttgttaacttttggccaaggtctgaaatgggtacCATACCTTACCTTGAGGTTAgtgttttgaaacattatctcaatggaaacaattTAGTTGTGCATGTAATGTGGGATTATGAGCTTCCTCTATGTTATTGTTCAACACAAACTTTCTGTCTCGttgctatttttaaaattaagtataGGGGTCTAGTTGTTTATTTCATTCACTGTATACAGCTTTACcttttcttctattagcttccAGAGAGGCAGACCATAAGTTATGGCTGGCACCCAACAGTAAAACACCTGATGAATTCAAGAGCAACTTTTTCAAACATATTCCTCAAGATAAAAAGGTAAATTTACGAAAGTGTTTAACACAAATTCAGATGTTAGcattttaaattctaaaaaggaaaaaaattgtgtgtgtaCAAGTTCTAAAAGCCATACCTCATTCCTTTACTAATTGATACTTAGCGAGAACACCTGTTTACCTTGACCCTTCATTTTTTATCTCTTATAAATGTACTCAGATTTTTTAGCAAGAAGACCACGTACAGTTTTATCTCATTCAGAAATGCAGTACACATTATTTTAGTTCATCTATAGCAAGTCAAatgttttctaaagaaatatATTAAGAATTATTGCACTGTCTTTATTGATAGTACCAATAGAGTTGTAAAAAtttcatacaattaaaaaaatcataatgaaattatttttgtttatgtttctcATTTCACATAGAgtatagataaataaaataaattcaaacattttttttttaataaataaaaaacaggaTTACCCTACGGTGCTCATTCTACCTTGTACTAAACATGTATTTAATGTTATAACCCTTCACAATTGGGAATCTTGTTTATTCATCGTAAAGGCTTAAAACATCTCACCAACTCTGTTTAATCATGAATATTACTTGTGCTAAGTTTTGTAAAGATAGTTCAAgcagttttaattttatcaataagCTTTCACCTGTGATAATTTCATTTATTGGATACAGGTCTGGCTGCTACAGTTCTGCCAAACAAGAACAAATGAAGGACAGCACAAGGAAATGTTCGCTCACATCAGCAAAGATCTGTCCACCTGGCTTCGCTCAAGAGCTTATGCCAAAAATGTTTCAGTGGAGAAGGGTGTACCAAACTTCTTCTCTCACATCAGCAAAGATAAAAGTGTTTGGCTCTTGAAGCAGGTTGGTATAT is part of the Biomphalaria glabrata chromosome 2, xgBioGlab47.1, whole genome shotgun sequence genome and harbors:
- the LOC106065592 gene encoding uncharacterized protein LOC106065592, which translates into the protein MAMNEAKDRISQLENAIKRLDSVKKHLYRNASDIKAEIHANVSRNLECLRGREVSLLGQVDTVLGLKEETLQQQQARLNQALGILQTGLAMVLEDTAPHNYLADTLKKLDKVELSPEETPYISFRADHVGLRDSILNYGRVDSNGMPLITAFDDPGNPSASLPRHIEEYEDVDHHFFYKTLEEVRRSQNPVSCINVTIPKLSNRVEDWLQKKIPTTGLKTFDSDVSVKPVQPNPAVRPSTLAKAGEAMSVGLSRTSTPGSSCSLNNWLSIIKQHVDQEEEHDFEIIDHSVPNRASREADHKLWLAPNSKTPDEFKSNFFKHIPQDKKVWLLQFCQTRTNEGQHKEMFAHISKDLSTWLRSRAYAKNVSVEKGVPNFFSHISKDKSVWLLKQKQADKKVESAGVRSGAYIKDVEKWLMPKPTNSSAVVNKDLPLNADIKIVEEPTAATEDETKIKSKDVFRPLNLPLHDWLSHSYKKQAAESPKNASFLDLGQHIRSTSSSFWLAKSSQSTTLASNQDTEKTREDKEIPKEPPSRIPAKASSSALDFCLSDWLLVPSELNNPIAEQEADKEKDESEGWSVCSDQTFTSSHHAQDVAAAREYLNKWVL